In Rattus norvegicus strain BN/NHsdMcwi chromosome 1, GRCr8, whole genome shotgun sequence, a genomic segment contains:
- the Or14a257b gene encoding olfactory receptor Olr29: MPNVTRITGFILMGFSDVPELQTVCGLFFLVMYLAVIMSNFLIITLITLDLKLQTPMYFFLKNLSLLDVFLISVPIPNFFINSITHNNSISILGCALQLFLMTSFTSGEVFVLTAMSYDRYIAICSPLHYEAIMSSGNCVLMVGVSWATGVLFGTLYTAGTFSMPFCGSHVIPQFFCDVSSLLRISCSNSLVVIYTSLGIGFCLGMFCFICVVISYFYIFSTVLKIRTTKGQSKAFATCLPHLTVFSVFIATACFVYLKPPSNTASIADRVFSVLYIVLPPSLNPVIYSLRNTDIKCALKSLQQNLCPRGLLHLTVQSICPWCSSSHFINKFYNY; encoded by the coding sequence ATGCCCAATGTCACTAGAATTACAGGGTTCATCCTTATGGGATTCTCTGACGTTCCTGAGCTACAGACTGTATGTGGGCTGTTCTTCCTGGTAATGTACTTAGCAGTCATAATGAGTAACTTCCTCATCATCACTCTCATCACCCTGGATCTGAAACTCCAAAcacccatgtactttttcctAAAGAATTTGAGCCTGTTAGATGTCTTTTTGATTTCTGTTCCAATCCCAAATTTCTTTATCAATAGCATAACTCACAATAATTCAATTTCTATTCTGGGTTGTGCCCTGCAATTGTTTTTAATGACATCATTTACATCTGGGGAAGTATTTGTCCTAACAGCAATGTCATATGACCGCTATATTGCCATCTGCTCTCCTCTACATTATGAGGCCATCATGAGTAGTGGTAACTGTGTACTGATGGTAGGTGTTTCCTGGGCTACTGGGGTACTCTTTGGAACTTTATACACGGCTGGCACATTTTCCATGCCCTTCTGTGGCTCCCATGTGATCCCACAGTTTTTCTGTGATGTTTCCTCATTGTTAAGGATTTCCTGCTCTAACTCACTTGTAGTCATTTATACAAGTCTTGGAATTGGTTTCTGTCTGGGTATGTTTTGTTTCATCTGTGTTGTGATCTCTTACTTTTACATTTTCTCCACTGTACTGAAGATTCGTACCACTAAGGGTCAGTCCAAAGCATTTGCCACCTGCCTCCCCCACCTCACAGTTTTCAGTGTTTTCATTGCTACTGCTTGCTTTGTCTATCTGAAGCCACCTTCAAATACAGCATCAATTGCAGATAGAGTGTTTTCTGTGCTATACATTGTGTTGCCTCCATCACTTAATCCTGTGATTTATAGTCTGAGAAATACAGATATCAAGTGTGCTTTGAAGAGTTTGCAACAAAATCTTTGCCCAAGGGGGTTACTTCACTTAACAGTTCAAAGTATCTGTCCATGGTGTAGTAGCTCACATTTTATAAACAAGTTTTATAATTATTGA
- the Or14c39b gene encoding olfactory receptor Olr30 — MVNSTLVAGFLLEVFAETWEFRLLLSVLFLLVYLGSLLGNFIIIIATTIDQTLNTPMYFFLRNLSILDMGYVSVTMPTACINSLTDHRNISVFGCAAQIFLVLFCACIEILFLTIMAQDRYVAICKPLLYPVIMNHQFCVQMTLTTLLSSLVIASVHTLKTFQLSFCHSNVVPQFFCDIPSLLRLSCSDTFNNKLLLLLTAIGLSGSCFTFIAVSYVRIISAVLKVPVKGDRGKAFSTCVPHIIVVSVFLSSGAYVYLRPQSTSEIVEDMILSVFYTIVPPFLNPIIYSFRNKQIKEAVKKVIFRYVYS, encoded by the coding sequence ATGGTGAATTCTACCCTGGTGGCTGGGTTTCTCCTGGAGGTTTTTGCTGAGACTTGGGAGTTCAGGCTTCTACTCAGTGTACTGTTCCTACTGGTGTACCTGGGAAGCCTGTTAGGGaattttatcatcatcattgctACTACAATTGACCAGACCCTGAATacacccatgtacttcttcctcaggaATCTGTCCATCCTAGACATGGGCTATGTTTCTGTTACTATGCCCACTGCATGTATCAACTCTCTCACAGACCatagaaatatttctgtttttggaTGTGCCGCACAAATCTTTTTGGTCCTCTTTTGTGCATGTATAGAGATTCTGTTTCTTACCATCATGGCCCaggaccgctatgtggccatctgcaagcCTCTCCTCTACCCTGTGATCATGAATCACCAGTTCTGTGTTCAGATGACACTGACTACCCTACTTAGCTCTCTTGTCATTGCAAGTGTGCACACTTTAAAAACTTTCCAGTTGTCCTTCTGTCATTCTAATGTAGTCCCTCAGTTCTTCTGTGATATCCCCTCTTTGCTGAGGCTTTCTTGCTCTGACACTTTTAACAACAAACTCTTACTTCTTCTGACTGCCATTGGGCTCAGTGGTAGCTGCTTTACCTTCATTGCTGTATCATACGTTCGCATAATATCAGCTGTGTTGAAGGTTCCTGTCAAAGGAGATCGAGGGAAAGCCTTTTCCACTTGTGTCCCTCACATTATTGTGGTGTCTGTGTTTCTTAGTTCTGGTGCCTATGTATATCTAAGACCTCAATCAACCTCAGAAATAGTTGAGGATATgattctttctgtattttatacCATTGTTCCTCCATTCTTAAATCCTATCATCTATAGTTTTAGAAACAAACAGATAAAGGAGGCTGTGAAGAAAGTAATATTTAGATATGTTTATAgttga